A window of Limosilactobacillus sp. WILCCON 0051 genomic DNA:
TGGTATTATTTAACGGATATAGCGGGTGAAATAGGAGGAAATTTTTTTGTATAATACGATTATGACCCTCTTCTTGATTGTCTGCGTCATTTTGATTGCTTGCGTAATGATGCAGCCAGCCAAGAATGACAACGATGCCATGTCCGCTTTGACCGGGGGAGCTGGCGACCTGTTCAGTCGGCGCAAGGCTCGCGGTTTTGAAGCGGTTATGCAGATTGCTACGACCATCTTTGGTGCCCTGTTTTTTATCCTGGCACTGGCGCTGGTCTATGTTTCTTCACACTAGTTTAAGTGCCTCCTGCCAATATCAGGAGGCTTTTTATTTATTTTAAAGAGGTATATGGATGACACAATTACAACTTGAAATACTCAAGCGTTTACTCGATCATCAAGAACTCAGCTTTTCGGCTGAAAAAATTGCCCAGCAGCTGGGAATGAACAGAGCAGATCAATTTACGCCGATCGTTCAGGCACTGGCACAATTGGAACGGGATAAAAAAGTCATGGTAACCGATCAGGGTGAATTTAAGGCGGTTATCAAGCCTAAGACGATCAGTGGGGTCTTTCGCGGCAATGCGAAGGGTTTTGGCTTTGTGGCTTATGATCCGGAGCAGCCAGACATTTATGTCAATCCTGATCACACCATGCATGCAATGAGCGGTGATGAGGTCGAAGTCAAAATTCTGCGTGCTCCCGAACCTGGCAGCGACCAGGGACCAGAAGGACAGGTAACGGAAATCCTGACGCGTCATTATGAGCATGTAGTCGGTGAGTTTAAAAACATTAC
This region includes:
- the secG gene encoding preprotein translocase subunit SecG codes for the protein MYNTIMTLFLIVCVILIACVMMQPAKNDNDAMSALTGGAGDLFSRRKARGFEAVMQIATTIFGALFFILALALVYVSSH